In Haladaptatus cibarius D43, the sequence GCGCTGAACCTGCTGGAGTGCCCGGACGAGCGTGGACTGCTCCCCGAGGGCGCGCACGTCGCCGTTGACGAGAACGCGCGACGAGGATTCCGTCATTCGTGGCCGACTGAGCACGTCGAGAATAACGGATTCGGAATCGACACCCGCACTCTCTGCGATGTCGGTTTCGTATTCACGAACCGTTTCGTGGTCGGCATCGATGATTTCGTCCGGAACGTCCGGCATCTCCGCCCAGACGGCACGTTTGTACAGGTCGCGGTGGGAGAGTCGGCGAGCGGATTCGGCGGTTTCCGGCGTTGCGCGAAGCGCCACGAGCAAATCGTGGTCGTCCATCCGGCGCAACTGCTCAGCGTCGATGTCCGGTTCGGACAGCAGTCGTTCACTCGCCCGCTGGAGCATCGCCTTACTGATTCGCGTGACGTGGTGGTTGTACACCGTCGGATTCATCAGCGCACGAGCGACGAGCAGGCTTTCTGCGGTCTGGACGTTCCCCTCCGCGAGGACGAGTTCACCGTCGAGAAAGGTCAGTTCACGCGTGAGTCGTTCGTGGTCGATGGTTCCGTAGGGAACGCCCGTGTGGTGAGCATCCCGAACGAGGTAGTCCATCCTGTCCACGTCGAGTTCGCCGGAGACGACCTGTCCGAGTTCGCCTGCTCCCGCGATGAGTCCGGCGATGGTGTCCGGGTCTAAGTCGTGTTTGCGAAGCACGTCGCCGACTTCCGATTCGGAGATGAGGTCGTGAACGTCGTCGTGGTATTTGCCCGTACGTCGGTGAATGAGTTCTTCGATGGTGTGGCTGTACGGGGAATGGCCGATGTCGTGGAGGAGGGCCGCGGCGCGGACTCGTTCTGCCTGCGTTCCCTCGATACCGAGATTCGTGAGAGCTTCGCAGGCGAGATGGTAGACGCCGAGGCTGTGTTCGAATCGGGTGTGATTCGCCGAAGGGTAGACGAAACGAGCGGTGCCGAGTTGCGTGATATGCCGAAGTCGCTGGACGGCGGGCGTGTCCAACAGGTCACGTGCCACTCCCACTACGTCGATGTGGTCGTGGACGCTGTCCTTGATCGTCTTCATTGAATACAGGTTGGTTCGTCATCCTATAAAAATCGAAGGACGAAATTACGGCACGAGAGTCGAACGGAAAATTTCCACAAACGACGAAAACTTAACCGCACGAATCACAACTGTTCCACCATGGCAACGTTTCTTTCCGGGGGAACCGGAACCCCCAAACTTCTGGATGGCGCGCTTTCGATCTTCTCGCCCGCCGAAACGACCGTCGTCGGAAACACGGGTGACGACGTGGAGTTGGGCGGCCTGCTCGTCTGTCCCGACATCGACACTGTCCTGTTCCAACAGGACGACGAACTGAACCGCGAGACGTGGTGGGGAATCGCGGACGACACGACCGAAACGCACGACGAACTGCTTCGACTTGCGGAGTCCGCGGGATTGGACGATGGCCCGCGATACCTTCCCGACGACCAACAGACTGCCGGGCGGAAAATCGCCAGCTGGCGGCGATTTTCCGGCGTTGCAGAGTTCATGCTTCTCGGTGACCGCGACCGGGCAGTTCACGTCACGCGAACTGGTTTGCTGGACGAGGGGAACAGCCTCACCGAAACCACCCGAGTTCTGGCCGACGCCTTCGATTCGCCGCTCGACATCGTTCCGATGAGTGACGACCCGGTGGCGAGCATCATCCACACACCAGAAGGCGAACTGCATTTTCAGGAGTTCTGGGTCGCACGCGGCGGCGACCCCGAGGTAACCGACGTGGAGTTCCGCGGCGCGGATGACGCGGAGGCGTCATCCGCCGCGCTTTCCGCGCTAACCGAGGAACCGGTCGTCATCGGCCCGTCGAATCCGGTGACGAGCATCGGCCCGATGCTGGCAATCGACGAGGTTCGGGAGGCGCTCGAAACGGCGACAGTAGTCGCCGTCTCGCCGTTCGTGGAAGACCGCGTTTTCTCCGGGCCAGCAGGGAAACTGATGGACGCAGTCGGCTACGAACCGAGCACCGCTGGCGTGGCCGAAGCGTACCCCTTCGTAGACGCATTCGTGTTGGACGAAGAAGACAGCACAACTCTCGACCGACCGGTGGTCAGAACGGACACGAAGATGGACGACGCGGCGGACGCAGAGCGCGTCGCCCGCGCGGTGAAAGAAGCAATAGAGGAAGCAAAAGCGATGGAGATCGCCTGATGTTTTCGCCTCGTGTGGCCTTGGCCAGCCTTTCGGGAGAATCCGACGCCGAGTGGGCGATGGCTGGCGCGGAGTACGCTGGCGCGGCGTTTCTGGGCGGTATCGCGCTGGACGAGCAGACGCGAACTGCGGCGCGAAAGCTGGTTTCTCGTGACCGAACCGAGTTCCTGTCTGACGACCCAATCGAGTTCGTTGACCACCAACTCGAAGAACTGTCCGGCACGCCGATTCGACCGGGGTTCAACGTCCGCTCCGCGACGCTTCCGCCGATTCGGGCAGTTGCGGAGGTCTGTCGAGAACACGATGCGATAGTTGAAATCAACGCCCACTGTCGCCAAGAAGAGATGTGTGAAACCGGCGCGGGACAGTCGCTCCTCCGAAATCCAGATCGACTGTGCGAGCAGGTTCGAGTGGCGAACGAAACGGGTGCAACCGTCAGCGTCAAACTGCGAACCGAGGTTTCCGGCGTCGATTTGCCGAACCTCGCCCGCCGGGTCACTGATATGGGTGCAGCAATCATCCACGTAGATGCGATGGATTCGGAGCACGTAATCGCGGACATTGCCGAAACGACGGATTGCTTTCTCATAGCGAACAACGGCGTTCGTGACGAGGCGACAGTGTTCGAATATCTCGAACACGGCGCCGATGCGGTGAGCATCGGCCGCCCGAGCGACCGCCCGGAAGTCCTCTCTCGCGTGCGCCGCGCGACCGACGAGTGGTTCGCGGAGGTCGTCGCATGACGCCAGCGGAGCACGCGCAACTCGCGCTTCTGCTGGAAGTGGCGGGAACGCCGAAACCCGGCAACGTAGACCGCGACAGGGATTTCCCCGATTTGCGATTCGAGCATTTCCTCGCCGGGTCAATCGGTTCCGGTGCGGGGTTGCGCGCCGCCGAAACCGGCACATCGGTCGGCGAAGCGTTCGAAGAAGCGGTTGCGGACATGAGCCAGCAGAGCGGCGGCAACACGCAGTTTGGGGCACTCTGTCTGTTGGTTCCGCTAGTGAAAGCGACGGCCGCAGACACCTGCTCACCCGAATCTGTGTCGAAAGTCGCCGAGGGAACCAGCGCCGAGGATGCGGTGGGGTTCTATCGCGCGTTCGACCACGTCAACGTGTTCGTGGATGACCCGCCGGAGGGTGCCGACGAGTTCGACGTGCGGCGGGGAAGCGACGCGATTCCGACCGTTCGAGAGGCAGGACTCACGCTATACGACGTGATGGAACTCGGCGCGGACGAGGACGGTATCGCTCACGAATGGACGAATGGGTTCGAACGAACGTTCGAAGCGGGCGAACGAATCGCAGAACTGGACGGGTCGCTTTCGGGCCGCGGCGCGCGGGTGTACCTGGAACTGCTCGCGCACGAACCGGACACGTTCGTGGCGAAAAAGTACGGAAAGAAAACGGCAGAAAGTGTCCGCGTAAGAGCGCAGGAAGCACTGCAAGAGGTTAGAAAGGGTGACCCGGAACTGCTACATGCGTTCTCGGATTCGCTGGTCGAGGATGGAATCAACCCCGGAACGACCGCCGACATCGTGGCAGGAGGTCTCTTCGTCGCGTTGGAACGAGGAATACGACCGTGAGCAGTCGAACGGAATCGGACTGGCCGGTCGAACTGCGGGGCGTGACCGAATCCATCGTCACGACGCTCGGGCCGAACGACCTGTGGAACGTGGCCGCATTGGGGCTTCACGCCGAGAACCCCGTCACTGCGAAGACGTGGGGGAACACCCGAACTCGGCGGAACTTCCACCGGCAGGGCGGCGGCGTAATTCAGTTTACGCGCGACCCGGTGGATTTCGTCGATGCGACGCTCTCGATTCGAGAGGAAGAGGGTGCCATCTTGGATTCCGCGGACGCGTGGGTCGAAGTCGAAGTCGAGCAGGTCGATTCGGGGAAATCGAACGGCACGAACTGGGAACGGTGGGAACTCGTCCCCATCGAATCCAAAAACCTGACCGAGCGCGTCCCGACCGTCAACCGCGGCTTTTCGGCAATCGTGGAGGCAACCGTGGCCGTTTCGCGCCTCGAGGTCGATGCCTACGACACCCCGGAACTTCGGGCACGGTTGGACTATTTCGAGGAAGTCGCTCGGAAATGCGGCGGCGAGCGCGAGCAGGAGGCGTTCGATAAGGTTCGGGAACTTGCAGAGTGGTGAATACGCCGGGGTTTTATCTTGAAATCACATCTCGGCAGAAGAAGTACCGGATGCTGTCGGGGGAACCACTATATTACCAAACTGTTCAGTAATAGACTAGATGAGCGATTTCGTCGTCTCGGTTTTCATTGTGGTCTTTTTCGTGCAGTTCTTGCTGTGGGTCGTCATGGAAATCGACATTCGAGGGACAGAAAATCCCAATCTGAAATGGTTCGCCAGAATCGCCCTCTCTCCGGGTGTCGGGCTACTCGTCTCTGTGTGGTACTTTTTCAACCGGAGCGACCTCCGCGGAGGTTCCGACGGCGCTCGGGACGCGGACGACGACTGACTTTTCTCCGACCGGCAAACGATTCAAAAGACGTATCAAGCGCGCTCGCACTACCCGCCGAGTATGCAACCTCGGTTCGTGGGACGACTGTCGCTCGCCGACGCGGTGACCGTTTCGAACGGCGCGCTCGGTTTTCTGGCGATTTCGGTTGCAACCACGAACCCGGAGCTGGCCGCGCGCCTCGTTCTGCTGGCGGCAGTAGCGGACGGATTGGACGGCGTCCTCGCGCGACACGTCGGCAGTTCGTCGGCAGGGCCGTATCTCGATTCACTGGCCGACGTGGCGTCGTTTGCGGTTGCCCCTGCGATGCTGGTGGTCAGCATGGTGCGCCAAACGTGGCTCTCCAGCTCGCTTCGCATCAGTATCGCGCTCCTCGGCGGGGCGCTGTTCGTCGGTATGGCAATCGTCAGACTCGGCCTGTACACCGCCTACGACACCGATGACGACGTGACGGAAGGCGTTCCGACCACGCTTGCGTCGGTCATCCTCGCGGCAGGGGTGCTTGCGGGCTTCACCGAACCACTGGTGCTCGTCGCGCTCACGTTCGTCCTCGCGGGACTGATGGTTTCCACGATAACCTATCCCGACCTGTTGGCCCGCGACGCCCTCATCATGGGCGTCGTTCATTCGCTGGCGGTGCTCGTTCCCAACGTTCAGGGGCGAGCGTTCCCCTACGCGCTGTTGACGCTGGCGCTCGCGTATCTCGTCCTCTCGCCGCATTTTTACTGGCGGACGACGGAGCCCGCGCCGACCGGGACGACAGAAGGGAAACGCTCTTGATGGCTACGGCCCGATTTTTCCGCATATGAGAGCAACGGCTCAGCCGGGGGTGGACGCATGAGCGACGAAGACGCCGAGGAGACGCAGGAAGAAGCCGAATCCGAGGAATCCGAGGTCGAAACCGTCGATGCGGAAACCATCGAGGAACAACTCGACCAAGCGGAATCGGAACTCGAAAGCGCCGAGACGGAAGCCGACCTCGACGTAGTCGAAGCACAACTCGACAAAATCGAGGGACTCCTCGAAAGCGCGGACATTCCGGAACCGGACGACGAAGACGAGGACGACCCGCGTGAGGAACTGGAAGGACGCCTCTCCGACCTCCGCGACGAACTCGAAGACCAGCGCGGTCCATACGCCGAGGACGTTATCAGCGACGTAGAGGACGCCGCCTCGACCATCCAAGACACTCGCTGGACGGACACGGGAAGCGCCGAACTTGTCGATGTCGTCGAAACCTTCGCGGAACGCGTACAGGACATCCTCGATACGGATTTCACCGTGACGCTATCGCGCAACGCGGACGACCTCGCGGAAGTCCTCGAAAACGCCGCTGTCGCGGTCGGTGACGCCGACCTAGACCCCGACGAGGATGCGGACACCATCGAGGCGCTCGTTGAAGCTACAGTGGAGCTACAAGACGGAATCGAGGGCGCAGAGGAGTGGAGCGACCTGGAAACGCGCGAACAACTCGAAGCCGAAGGGTTCTACGACGTGCTCGACCACCGCAAAGATTACCCGCCGGAGTGGCACGCTCTGAAAGTTTGGGAGAAAAAAGACCGCGCGGACATGGTTCTGCTCGCGCTCGATTCGCTGCAATCGAACTTCATGGAGCGCCACTGCCTCGAATCGCTCGAACGGATGGGCAACGCGGAAGCCATCGAACCGATGCTTGAGCGCGCGAACCGCCGCGACAAGGACGCCATCAGTATCCTCGGCAAAATCGGGAGCGACGAAGCCGTAGACGGCATCATCGATTACGTCGATGCCGACCCCGGAATGGCGAAAACCGTCATCAAGGCGCTCGGCGAAATCGGTAGCGACGAGACGACCCAAGACGTCGCAAACCAACTCGTCGCCGACGACGAGGACGTTCGTAGCTACGCCGCGCGCGCCCTCGGCCGCATCGGTGACACCCGCGCTATCGACCCGCTCACGGACACCCTCGAAAACGACGAGTCGGATTCTGTTCGTGCGAGCGCCGCATGGGCACTGAACCAAATCGGCACGAAGCGCGCACTCGATGCAGTGCGTGATTACTCCGACGACCGCTCGTTCCTCGTCCAGAGCGAGGCCGAGAAGGCCTTATAGTCGGTCGTAAGGACTCCTTACTGTTCTATAATCGACTCATAACAAAGGGTGCCACCAGCCTGTTTTAGTTCTGAGGCATGGCGACCGAACCCGCCCGAATCGGCGTGTGTCCGAACTGCGACGGGAGCATTACGCGAGGCTATCTTCTCATCGAGTACGAAACCGAAACCGGGCCGGAGCGGTTCGCCGAATGTCCCGACTGTCGGGAAATCGTCCATCCGGGGCAATAGACCGGAAAATCACTCGATGAACGGAATCAGTGCGCGAGTAGCGTGGCTAAGAACTGAAGCGTAAATCCGATAGCCATCACGAACGCGCCGATGCGACCGATTGACGTGTATTCTCTCACTTCCATCGGTGAAATGTCGATGGTGTAATCGTTGTACTCGGAGTCGTACTCGATGTAGTCCGGCAGTTGGAAGAACTCGAAAAAGATGAGAACTGCACCGAGGGCACCCAACGCGTGTCCCGTCAGTTCGAGTGCAAACGGAATTTCGACCATACCGACAACGGGTACGTCGGTGACAAAAATTTTCCGCTCCGAGCGTTTATAACCGAAGACGGAACCACTCCGGTTTGTGTCCCGCAGGGTCGTCCTCCTCGTCTGTTTCGTCGTCGCATCGACGCTCGGTACCCCGTTCGGTGCACCGTTCGGTGCACCGTTCGTTGCGCCATCGGAAGCGACGGCAACAGTACCGAATCAATCGCCGGAAATCGTTGCTGTCTACCCGAATCCGGTGGCGAACGAGGACGCGGGGGAGTTCGTGGTCGTCTCGTTTCCGCGACCGACGAATCTCTCGACGTGGTCGCTGTCGGACGGCGGGGAAACCGCCACACTTCCGAACGTGACGATTTCCGGGATGGTTGCGTTTTCGACCGCCCCGAACCGCACCGCGAATCTTACCGAGTTTCGGACGCTCCCACTCCGAAACATCTCGCTGGCGAACGCGGGTGAAACCGTCACACTTCGGAAACGGATGAGCGACGATTCGGCCGACGAATCGTCGCCCGGCAACGATTCCGTCGTCGATTCGGCCACCTACACCGACGCTCCGGAAAGCGAACTTTGGCGACCGAACAGCAGTTCGTGGGTTCCGCTGGGAGCGACGGACAGGCCGATTGTACGCACCAACGCATCTACGGCCCGCGTGTTCGTTCTTCCCGACAGTCCTGCTGTGCCCATCGAAACCTTACAATCGGCGGACGACCGCATTCTGCTGGCGGGCTATTCGTTCGTCTCCGAAGACATCGGCGACGAACTCGTTTCCGCCGTAAATCGCGGTGTCACAGTCCGACTGGTCGTGGACGACGCACCCGTCGGGGGAATCACTCACCAGCAAGCAGTTGCGCTCGACAGACTCACCGAGCAGGGAATCGACATCGAAGTCATCGGCGGTGCACACGCGCGCTACGCTTTCCATCACCCGAAATACGCGGTCGTTGACGACCGGGGAATCGTTCTCACCGAGAACTGGAAACCGTCGGGGGTCGGCGGTCACGCAAGCCGTGGCTGGGGTGCTGTCGTCCGCGGCGAACCCGCACGGGAGTTAGCCGAGATTTACCACGCCGACACCTCGTGGCACGACACGGTTTCGTGGTCGCAGTTCAGGAAGGGCAAATCGTTCACGTCCGACTCGCCAGCGAACGAAAGCTATCCGACACAGTTCGAACCGAAAACGGTTCCAGTCGAATCCGTAACCGTGCTGGCCGCACCTGACAACGCGGAAGAAGGCGTCATATCGCTTCTCCAGTCCGCAAATCGGTCGATTGCCGTCCAGCAGATGGCAATCAGCGAGCCGAAACAACCGTTCGTGCAGGCCACGCTGGCCGCCGCCCGCCGCGGCGTCGAGGTTCGCGTCCTCCTGAGCAGCACGTGGTACGTCGAAGACGACAACGGAAAAATAGTGGATTGGTTGAACGAGCGCGCAGAAAAAGAGAGCCTCCCGCTCGAAGCAAAACTTGCAGAGCCGAGAGGATACGAAAAAATCCACGCAAAAGGCGTCATCGTGGACGAGCGCCACGTCGTCGTCGGCAGTCTCAACTGGAACAACCACTCGGCACGGGAAAACCGCGAAGTCGCGCTCGTGCTCCACGGCAAACAGGCGGGAGCGTACTACACGAACGTTTTCGATGCGGATTGGGGAGAAACAGACGACCGATTCCCCGTCGGTCTCGGTGTAGTCACTGTGCTTGGACTCGGTGGTGCAGTGTGGCTCGCAAAAAAGGAGGTGACGTTCGCGTAGTTGCGTAGTTGCTTAGTCTTCCTGCTGATGCCCGACAGTCGTACTCTGGAGCGCTTCGTCCAGTTCCGCGTCGGCCATCTTCTCCACGAGGGCGTCGAGAACCTGCTCGCGCATCCCTTTAACGAACTTGATGCTCCCGACGACGAGGTGGCCGCCGCCGCTAACGCCGCCGCCCACGATTTCCTCGTTCAGTTCGGAAACCATTTCCGGGATGTCGAGGCGGACACCGTCACTGCGAAGGACGGCGAAGTCCGGCCCGAAGCCGATGGTGATGACGGGTTCGCCCGTCTCCTGTACCTTCCGGTCGTGGATTTCGCCGGTCGTCTTCCCCGGTGGTGGGTAGGTGAATCGGTAGGCATGGTTTTCGACGTCCACGCGATAGAGGTGGGCCTCGCTCGCCAGTCGCTCGTGTTGGACGTGCGGCATCGCGGCGTCGAGTTGCTGTTCGGTGTCCGAGCGCGCGCGTTCTGCGAGGAACGAGACGAGTTCCTTGTGTCGTTCTTCGTCGTCACAACCGACGTTGAGCACGTCGTTGATGAGGTTCCGTCCGGGGTCGTATTTCAGCCAGAACGCCTCGTAGTCGAGTGCTTCGCCCATATCCGTCAGGAACTCCTCGCTGTAGCCTTCCGATTCAGCGAGTTCGACGTAGTCGGTCATCGCGTTGGCTTTCGAGCGGTCGGAAATTCCCGCGACTGCGGGGACGTGTCGAAGTTCCTCGGTGATGTCCGGGCAAATCATCCGCGCGAGTTCGACACACATCATACCCGTCGTGATGCGGTAATCCTCGTCGTAGAGGTACGGGTTGACGTGGCCGTCGGTGTAGGGTTCAACTGCCTCCGGGTCTGGGTGATGGTGGTCAACCACGAGAATCGGGATGTCGTAGTGAGCCAGATTCTCGTAGGCGGGCACGTCTTCCTCCGTGCTCCCGTTGTCCAGCATGAGCAAGAGCGGGAGTTTTTGGCCGTGTCGCGCTTGGTCTTCGAGTGCGAAGTTCAGGTCGCGCGTCACGTCCTCCATCTCGTAGAAGGGTGCCTTGCTCGGCAGGCGCTTGAACAGATGTCGTTTCGCGTCGGGGTCTTGGTGTGTCTGTTCGATGAATCGCTGGAGTGCGAGTTCGACCGGAAGGCTAGCACACATTCCGTCACCATCAGCGTGGTGGCGGACGCGAATCGGGCGGCTTTCCAGCACCGTCCGGCGGAGTTGCTTTGCGATGTCGCGCAGGTCGGGGAACAACTGTTCGAGCGCGGGCCAGTCCACGAGCGGTTCGGTTTCGTGCGGTTCCGCGCGCTCGTCGAGCGCAGTTTTGAGTCGGTCACGGACGACATCTTCTTCATCGCCGTCCAGTGCGTCGAGCGAGGTCGCTTCGACTTGGAGCGCGCCGTCGCGCTCTTCGACAACGCCAACGAGGTGAACCACGTCGCCGATGTCGATTTCGGGGTGCGCGCGAACGCCAGCTTCTTCGAACGCGGCGCAGGGAACGACGCCCGTGTCGTCGCTGACGTGGAAAATCGTCGGGCCGCCGGTCTGTTTGATTTGGACGACTTCGCCTTCGAGGTGGACGGTTTCGCCGACTTGGTCGCCGAGGGTGCCCGTTTCGGCGACCTTGTACTCGTGGGCGACTGCGACGGTTTCGTAGTCGTCGGGGTCGGCGGGGACGAAGCTCAGGTCGCCGTTCTCCCTGACTTCGAGGAGTTTGACGATGAGGTCGTCGCCAACGTCATACGACTGCGAAAGGTTCGATTCGTGAACGAGGCCAGAGACAGAGTCGGAAAGGTCAACGAATACACCGTAGTCAACGACGCCGTTGACGGCTGCGTGGTACTGTTCTCCCTCGGAAATGTCCGAGAGGGTACAGTCCGCCGCGAGGTCGTACACGACGGAATCGTCGGCCCTCTCATCGGGACCGGAATCAGCGGATGTCATCTTGTCCGTTCTTTCGGTGGCGCTATTTTTAACGCTTTGCAACTTGGTGCCGCGTGTGCGTAGGACAGACATGTGTAATCGGTAACAACATGTGCCAAACGGTAGCAACGGCCGCTCAAAACCGATAGCAATCGCGGGGCGTTCGCAACGTTTAGAACGCGGGGTACCGGAGTGTTTGCTATGCCGCTGTTCCGGTCGAACGAAATCCTGGGAATCGCGGAAGAGGCATTGGTGTTCGCACTCGAAGCGTCCCGTGACTCCCATCCAAACGAGTACATGGGATTCCTCCGCGGCGAGCCCGCCAACAAACTCGGACTCGACCGCAAGGGAATCGTCATCACGGACATCCTCGTCATGCCCGGTACCGAATCGAACAGCGTGAGCGCGACGGTGAAGACGAGCACCGTCCCCAACGACCGCAATGCGGTCGGGTCGGTGCACTCCCATCCCAACGGCGTGCTCCGACCGAGCGACGCGGATTTGGCGACGTTCGGGCAGGGCGACGTTCACATCATTATCGGCGCGCCCTACGACCGGGATAGCTGGAAGGCGTTCGACCGGGAGGGCAAACCGCGAGTTCTCGACGTGTTGGACGTGGAACTTCCGGACGCGGAATCGTTTTTCGACTTTACGCAGGCAGACATCGATGAGGAGTTGAGAGAACAGTGACGCACGTCCTCGCGCAGGGAACTTTCGACATTCTGCATCCGGGGCACGTTCACTATCTCCGCGATGCTGCGGAAATGGGCGACCGACTCTCGGTCATCATCGCGCGGCGGGAGAACGTCACGCACAAGGAACCGCCGATTCTGCCGAATCGCCAGCGTCGGGATATGATTCAGGCGCTTGAGATGGTTGACCACGCGCGAGTCGGCCACCCTGAGGACATTTTCGCGCCCATCGAGGAACTCGACCCGGACATCATCGCGCTCGGCTACGACCAGCATCACGACGACGCGGCAATCGAGGCGGAACTCGACAGGCGCGGAATCGACTGCGTGGTTCGGCGCGCCTCGCCGCTCGACCCCGAAGCGTCCGAGGAACTGCTTTCGACGGGGCGAATCATCGACCGGATTTGCGAGGAGCGTTGCGACTAGCGATTTTCGATAGCAGGCCAATCGACCGCCGTTTCAGATAGAAACCCGTCCAACCAACAGGATGCGCCCGGATTCATGCCGAGTGCCCTACGCACGAGGCGCAAATCCCTGCGGGGAGGAATGGGGCCACGCAGGCGGGTGCGCCCGCTTCGGCGCACCTGCCTGCGTTCGATGCTGTCGTTTGGAGTCGGCAACAGCAGTCACGACAACGCCATCACTTTTGTAACCAAAATCTACAACCTATTTGCTCTCGCTACACACTCCAAACCGCCGCTAGCACACGACAAATTGAAGGTTTAGAACAATCTAATTTCGAGCAGTGATGTTGAGCGACGTGATGGAGGATTATCTGAAAGCCATCTACACGCTCCAGAAGGAAAGCGAGGAGCCGGTGGCGACCTCCGCAATCGCGGACTACCTCGGCGTGACGCCGCCGACGGTCACCAGCATGGTGGAGAAATTGGCCGACCGCGGCCTCCTCCACCGGGAAAAGTACAAAGGGGTGGAACTCACGGAGGAGGGCGAAACCGTCGCGCTCGAAGTGCTTCGCCACCATCGACTGCTGGAGTCGTATCTAACCGAGCATCTGGATTACTCCTGGAGCGAGGTGCACGAGGAGGCAGACCGCCTCGAACACCACATCAGCGAGGAGTTCGAACGCCGGGTTGCAGACGCCCTCGGCAATCCGACGGTTGACCCGCACGGCGACCCGATTCCGGACGCCGATCTCTCACCAATCGCGGAAGACGACACGACGCGACTCAGCGACCACGACTCCGGTGAAACGGTCGTCGTGGCGCGAGTCAGCGACCGCGACGAGGAAGAACTGCGCTATCTCTCGAATGCGGGAATCACGCCCGGAACCGAACTCGAAATCGTGGACGTGGCCCCGTTCGGCATGGTGACCGTGGCGGTCGAGGATAACGAACAGAGCCTTCCGGAGACCGTTGCGCGGTCGATTCGCGTCCGGGCAGTCGTCG encodes:
- a CDS encoding HD domain-containing protein — protein: MKTIKDSVHDHIDVVGVARDLLDTPAVQRLRHITQLGTARFVYPSANHTRFEHSLGVYHLACEALTNLGIEGTQAERVRAAALLHDIGHSPYSHTIEELIHRRTGKYHDDVHDLISESEVGDVLRKHDLDPDTIAGLIAGAGELGQVVSGELDVDRMDYLVRDAHHTGVPYGTIDHERLTRELTFLDGELVLAEGNVQTAESLLVARALMNPTVYNHHVTRISKAMLQRASERLLSEPDIDAEQLRRMDDHDLLVALRATPETAESARRLSHRDLYKRAVWAEMPDVPDEIIDADHETVREYETDIAESAGVDSESVILDVLSRPRMTESSSRVLVNGDVRALGEQSTLVRALQQVQRDQWRLGVYAPAEKTEDVGLATERVLGLDTDGTLVSDVRTGVKTTLDDFE
- the cofD gene encoding 2-phospho-L-lactate transferase, which gives rise to MATFLSGGTGTPKLLDGALSIFSPAETTVVGNTGDDVELGGLLVCPDIDTVLFQQDDELNRETWWGIADDTTETHDELLRLAESAGLDDGPRYLPDDQQTAGRKIASWRRFSGVAEFMLLGDRDRAVHVTRTGLLDEGNSLTETTRVLADAFDSPLDIVPMSDDPVASIIHTPEGELHFQEFWVARGGDPEVTDVEFRGADDAEASSAALSALTEEPVVIGPSNPVTSIGPMLAIDEVREALETATVVAVSPFVEDRVFSGPAGKLMDAVGYEPSTAGVAEAYPFVDAFVLDEEDSTTLDRPVVRTDTKMDDAADAERVARAVKEAIEEAKAMEIA
- a CDS encoding tRNA-dihydrouridine synthase, with protein sequence MFSPRVALASLSGESDAEWAMAGAEYAGAAFLGGIALDEQTRTAARKLVSRDRTEFLSDDPIEFVDHQLEELSGTPIRPGFNVRSATLPPIRAVAEVCREHDAIVEINAHCRQEEMCETGAGQSLLRNPDRLCEQVRVANETGATVSVKLRTEVSGVDLPNLARRVTDMGAAIIHVDAMDSEHVIADIAETTDCFLIANNGVRDEATVFEYLEHGADAVSIGRPSDRPEVLSRVRRATDEWFAEVVA
- a CDS encoding triphosphoribosyl-dephospho-CoA synthase yields the protein MTPAEHAQLALLLEVAGTPKPGNVDRDRDFPDLRFEHFLAGSIGSGAGLRAAETGTSVGEAFEEAVADMSQQSGGNTQFGALCLLVPLVKATAADTCSPESVSKVAEGTSAEDAVGFYRAFDHVNVFVDDPPEGADEFDVRRGSDAIPTVREAGLTLYDVMELGADEDGIAHEWTNGFERTFEAGERIAELDGSLSGRGARVYLELLAHEPDTFVAKKYGKKTAESVRVRAQEALQEVRKGDPELLHAFSDSLVEDGINPGTTADIVAGGLFVALERGIRP
- a CDS encoding DUF447 domain-containing protein; protein product: MSSRTESDWPVELRGVTESIVTTLGPNDLWNVAALGLHAENPVTAKTWGNTRTRRNFHRQGGGVIQFTRDPVDFVDATLSIREEEGAILDSADAWVEVEVEQVDSGKSNGTNWERWELVPIESKNLTERVPTVNRGFSAIVEATVAVSRLEVDAYDTPELRARLDYFEEVARKCGGEREQEAFDKVRELAEW
- a CDS encoding protein sorting system archaetidylserine synthase (This PssA-like phosphatidyltransferase, along with a PssD-like decarboxylase, is required in Haloarchaea for the archaeosortase ArtA to replace the PGF-CTERM sorting signal with a C-terminal lipid anchor.); its protein translation is MQPRFVGRLSLADAVTVSNGALGFLAISVATTNPELAARLVLLAAVADGLDGVLARHVGSSSAGPYLDSLADVASFAVAPAMLVVSMVRQTWLSSSLRISIALLGGALFVGMAIVRLGLYTAYDTDDDVTEGVPTTLASVILAAGVLAGFTEPLVLVALTFVLAGLMVSTITYPDLLARDALIMGVVHSLAVLVPNVQGRAFPYALLTLALAYLVLSPHFYWRTTEPAPTGTTEGKRS
- a CDS encoding HEAT repeat domain-containing protein, which codes for MSDEDAEETQEEAESEESEVETVDAETIEEQLDQAESELESAETEADLDVVEAQLDKIEGLLESADIPEPDDEDEDDPREELEGRLSDLRDELEDQRGPYAEDVISDVEDAASTIQDTRWTDTGSAELVDVVETFAERVQDILDTDFTVTLSRNADDLAEVLENAAVAVGDADLDPDEDADTIEALVEATVELQDGIEGAEEWSDLETREQLEAEGFYDVLDHRKDYPPEWHALKVWEKKDRADMVLLALDSLQSNFMERHCLESLERMGNAEAIEPMLERANRRDKDAISILGKIGSDEAVDGIIDYVDADPGMAKTVIKALGEIGSDETTQDVANQLVADDEDVRSYAARALGRIGDTRAIDPLTDTLENDESDSVRASAAWALNQIGTKRALDAVRDYSDDRSFLVQSEAEKAL
- a CDS encoding DUF7837 family putative zinc-binding protein → MATEPARIGVCPNCDGSITRGYLLIEYETETGPERFAECPDCREIVHPGQ